The genomic interval GTCGATTTCTGGACGTACGTGGGTCGCGGGTTTTATGCGCCGGCTGTGCGAAACAGGTTCCATGTCGAGCATCGAGCTAACACCCAGCCAGAAAACAATCCTCACGGCGCTCGTGAACCTCTACTCGGAGCGCGAGGAAGCCATCAAGGGGGAAGCTATCGCCGAGGAGGTAAACCGGAACCCGGGCACCATCCGGAACCAGATGCAGTCCCTGAAAGCCCTCCAGCTCGTCGAGGGCGTCCCCGGACCGAAGGGCGGCTACAAGCCCACGTCGAACGCGTACAACGCGCTCGACGTACAGGAGATAGAGAGCGCCGCCGAGGTTCCCGTCACCCACGAGGGCGAGAGCGTCGCGGACGCGAACGTCCAGGAGATCGACCTATCGAGCGTCCACCACCCCGACCTCTGCCGGGCCGAAATCCACATGCGCGGCAGCCTCCGGGAGTTCCACGAGGGCGACCGAGTCATCGTCGGCCCCACCCCGCTCTCCAAACTCGTCATCGAAGGCATCGTGGACGGCGTGGACGACACGAACAACGTCCTCATCCTCAAAATCGAGTCGATGGAAGCGCCCGCGGAACCGCCCGAACACTAATCCAAAGGCTTTGTATCGGTGGGCGTCGGATCTTCGAATATGTCACCGACCGTCGCAGTTCTCGGTGCCGGGTACGCCGGCGCGGGCGCGATCCCCGAACTCGAAGACCGTCTCGGGGACGACGCCGACCTCGTCTGGATCTCCGACACCGACTACCACCTCGTGCTCCACGAGGCCCACCGCTGCATCCGCGACCCCGCCGTCCGGGAGAAGATAACGATTCCCGTCACGGACATCAAATCGCCGAGCACGCAGTTCGTGCAGGCGGAAGTCACCGGCCTCGACACGGACGACCGGGTCGTCGAACTCGACGGCGCGGACGACGTCGCGTACGACTACGTGCTCGTCGCGCTCGGCTCCCAGACCGCGTACTACGGCATCGACGGGATGGCCGAGAACGCGCTCACCCTCAAGAGCCTCGACGACGCGCTCGACATCCACGAACGCGTCAAGGACGCCGCCCGTGAGGCGACGCGCGAAGACCCCGCGACGGTCGTCATCGGCGGCGCGGGCCTCTCCGGCATCCAGAGCGCCGGCGAAGTCGCCGAGTTCCGCGACAAACACAACGCGCCCGTCGAAGTCTACCTCGTCGAAGCCCTCCCCGAAATCTTCCCGCCGGGCGACGCCGAAGTCCAGGGCGCGCTCCGCCACCACCTCGAAGAAGCCGACGTGAACATCCTCACCGACGACCCCATCACGTCCGCCGACGACGAGGAAATTCACTTCGACGAGCGCGACAGCCTCGACTACGACGTATTCGTCTGGACGGGCGGCATCACCGGCCGCGACGCCCTCGACGACACCAGCCTGGAGAACGAACACAACCGCCTCAACACCGGCCAGGACTTCCAGACCAGCGACGACCGCGTGTTCGCCATCGGCGACTCCGCCATCGTCGAACAGCCCGGCGAGCACCCCGCACCCCCCACCGCGCTCGCCGCCTGGCAGGCCGCCGAAGTCGCCGCGAAGAACGTCGCGAACGCCATCGACGACCACCCCCTCGAAACCTGGACGTACCACGACGAAGGCACCCTCATCAGCATCGGCGAAACCGCCATCGCCCACGAAGTCACCGTCTACGGCATCGACGCCCCCGTCCGCACCTTCAACGGCCTCCCCGCCAAGATGCTGAAGAAAGGCGCCGCCGCCCGCTGGATCGCCAAAATCACCAGCCCCACCCGCGCCATCAAAGCCTGGGACGCGCTCTAGGCCCTTTTTCTTCGTCGGGTTCGCGCTGCGCGCGAACCGCTCCTCGAAAAATCGCCCCCAAAAAAGGCCGCGAGCGCCGGCGGCGCTCGCGGTACGACTCGGTGCAACTCCGCAACTGCACCGCCGCCGCGACCGCACCGCCGCCGCATCGTAGCAATCGATCCAGATGGCTTCGTCGAAACGGTCATTGGTGGGTTTGCGTGTCAGTCGTCGATACCGCTCGTGGGAGGGTGGGTACTCCCGTGGAAATCGTGTACAGTAGCGCGGTGAGCAGGGTGGTGTATTCGAGTACTGTGACGAGCGTGTCCTCGACACCGTAGAGGAGTTCGACCCCAAGTGCGTCGACACTGACAGCAAATAGGTGGGCGAGCAGGAATCCCGTTAGGACAATGGCCGCGATTCGGATGCTCGCGGTCAGGAGCCACGAAACATCGACGTGCGTGTCACTCATACCATCCTATTTGTCGGCTAGACGATTATTGTTCGGGTCGCACGCAGCGAGTTACACGAATCGTCGGAAAACCGCGGGTCTCCGAGAAAAGCCGAGGGGTTACTCGTCCTCGTCGCTGGGTGTGTAGACATCGACGGAGGCGACGTGGTCGCCGTCGTCGAGATCCATGATTTTCACGCCCTTCGTGTTCCGGCCGACGGTGGAGACTTCGCCCGCGACGGTGCGGAGGATTTGGCCGCTCTGGCTCATGGCGATGAGGTGGTCGTCGTCGGTGACGGCTTTGACGGTGACGACGTTCCCGTTGCGCTCCTCGGTCTTGATGTCGGTGAGGCCGTAGCCGTACCGGGACTGCGGCCGGTACTCCGTGAGCGGCGTGCGTTTCCCGTAGCCGTTCTCGGTGACTGTGAACAGCGCGCGGTCGTCGCCCTCGTGGGTCGCGACCAACCCGGCGACGGTGTCGCCCTCTCGGAGTTTGATGCCGTTCACGCCCTTCGTCGCGCGGCCGGTCGAGCGCGCTTCGGACTCGTCGAACCGGATGGCCATGCCGTGCGCGCTCGCGACGACGAGGTCGTTCTCGCCGTCCGTGACCTCCACGTCCACGAGCTCGTCGCCATGTTCGAGGCGGATGCCGATGATGCCCGTGGAGAGCACGTCCTCGTACTCGCCGGCGGGGGTGCGCTTCACTTTGCCGTTCCGCGTGACCATCGTGAGGAACTCGTCCTCGCCGAAGTCGTCCGTGTTGACGACGGCGGTGAGTTCCTCGCCGTCGTCCAGGTCGAGGAGGTTCACCGCGGACTTCCCGCGGGCCGTCCGAGACATCTCGGGTATCTCGTACGTCTTGAGCTGGTAGACCTGGCCCTGGTTCGTGAAGCACAGGAGGTAGTCGTGGGTGTTCGCGGTGAACACCGTCGACACCCGGTCGCCCTCCTTCAGGTCGGAACCGATGACGCCCTTCCCGCCGCGGTGCTGGCTGCTGAACGTCTCCGTGGGGACGCGCTTGATGTAGTCCTCCTCCGAGAGAACCACCACCACGTCCTCGCGCGGGATGAGGTCTTCGTCCGTCACCGTGCCCGCGTCCTCGATGATGGAGGTTCGGCGGTCGTCCGCGTACTCCTCCTTCAGCTCGCGGAGCTCCTCGACGATGACCGAATCGAGT from Salarchaeum japonicum carries:
- a CDS encoding Rrf2 family transcriptional regulator, which gives rise to MSSIELTPSQKTILTALVNLYSEREEAIKGEAIAEEVNRNPGTIRNQMQSLKALQLVEGVPGPKGGYKPTSNAYNALDVQEIESAAEVPVTHEGESVADANVQEIDLSSVHHPDLCRAEIHMRGSLREFHEGDRVIVGPTPLSKLVIEGIVDGVDDTNNVLILKIESMEAPAEPPEH
- a CDS encoding NAD(P)/FAD-dependent oxidoreductase, with product MSPTVAVLGAGYAGAGAIPELEDRLGDDADLVWISDTDYHLVLHEAHRCIRDPAVREKITIPVTDIKSPSTQFVQAEVTGLDTDDRVVELDGADDVAYDYVLVALGSQTAYYGIDGMAENALTLKSLDDALDIHERVKDAAREATREDPATVVIGGAGLSGIQSAGEVAEFRDKHNAPVEVYLVEALPEIFPPGDAEVQGALRHHLEEADVNILTDDPITSADDEEIHFDERDSLDYDVFVWTGGITGRDALDDTSLENEHNRLNTGQDFQTSDDRVFAIGDSAIVEQPGEHPAPPTALAAWQAAEVAAKNVANAIDDHPLETWTYHDEGTLISIGETAIAHEVTVYGIDAPVRTFNGLPAKMLKKGAAARWIAKITSPTRAIKAWDAL